In the genome of Acidimicrobiales bacterium, the window GCAGCGAGACGGCGAGGATCGTGATCGTGAAGCCGACCGTGAACAGGCCGAACAGCGAGGCGGACAGGACGATCCACCGGCCCCGGTCGCTCGCCGCCACCCGCTGCGCCATCCACCGCCGCAGCAGCAGCGGCCAGGGGACGACACCGACCTCCTCCGCCCCCGGAGGGTCGAGGGCGAACTCCCCGGTGTCCTCCCTCCCCATGCCCCCAGACGCTACCTGACCCTCCGGTCAAGGGGTCGGGCGCCGGACGCGCCAGCAGGGCCCGGGGAGCGCCTCCTCGCGGCGGCTGGGGAACGCCACGTCCGGCTGCCCCGCACCGGGCCCTGCCACGCGGCGAGGAGTGTAGTCAACGACGCGCGGTGCGTGACGCCGTTACGAAGCGGCGAACGGGCGCAGCGCGTCGGCCAGCCCCTCCACCGTCCAGCGGTCGTCCCGCTCCACCCCGTCGCCCATCCGCCAGGGCTCCATCACCTTCACGGTGCCGCCCTGGGAGAAGAACGTCTTCCCGGTGAACGGGCAGTCCTCGGTGGCGAGGTAGGCGACGAGGGGCGACACGTTGGCCGGGTCCCACACGTCGAAGCGGGCGGCGTCCTCGGGGGCCTGGACGATGTCGGACAGGCCGGGGGTCGACTCGGTCAGCCGGGTGCGGGCGGCCGGCGCGATGCAGTTCGAGCGGACGCCGTAGCGGGCCAGCTCCTGCGCGCAGATGATGCTGAAGGCGCCGATGCCGGCCTTCGCCGCGCCGTAGTTCGTCTGCCCGGGGTTGCCGAGGAGGCCGGAGGTCGACGAGGTGTGCACGAGGTTGGCCCGGACCGGCGTGCCCGCCTTCGCCTGCTCCCGCCAGTAGGCCGCCGCCCACCTGGTCGGCACGAAGTGGCCCTTCAGGTGCACGGCGATGACCGCGTCCCACTCCTCCTCGGTCATGTTGACGAGGACCCGGTCGCGGAGGATGCCGGCGTTGTTGACGAGCACGTCGAGGCGCCCGAACGCCTCGACGGCCGTGTTCACGAGGCGCTGCCCGCCCTCCCAGTCGGCCACGTCGTCCACGTTGGCGACGGCCTCGCCGCCGAGGGCCAGGATCTCGTCGACCACGACCTGGGCCGGTGCCCGGTCGGCGCCCGTGCCGTCGATGTTGCCGCCGAGGTCGTTGACCACGACCCTGGCCCCCTCGGCGGCGAAGAGCAGCGCGTGCTCGCGCCCGAGGCCCCGACCGGCACCCGTGATGATGGCCACCCGTCCGTCGAGCGATCCCATGCCCTCTCCCTTGTCGTGGTGGGCGCCGAAACTAGCGTCGGCACCGTGGGACCGATGGGCACGGCCGCCGGGCGGGAGACCCGGCGGCGCATCCTCGACGCGGTCCTCGTGACGCTCCGCACCGAGGGGGTGGCCGGCACCAGCGCCCGCACCGTCGCCCGGGCCGGCGGGTTCAACCAGGCGCTCGTCTTCTACCACTACGGCTCCGTGGCCGGCGCCCTGCTGGCCGCGCTCGACGACCTGACCGAGCGCCGCCTGCCGGCCTACCGGGCGGCGCTCGACCCGGCGGCGCCGGCCGACGAGGTGGCCGCCGCCGTCGCCGCGCTCGTCGCCGAGGACCTGCGGGCCGGCCACCTCGCCGCCGTCGCCGCGCTGGTCGACGGCAGCGAGCGCTCCCCGGCCCTGAAGGAGGGCATCACCCCTCGCCTGGTGCCGTGGCTGCGGCTGGCCGAGGAGGCGGCCGTGCGCCTGGCGCCGGGCCGGCCGTCGGCGGACGTGGCCGTCGCCGGCGTGGCGGCTGCCCTGGGCGCCGGCCTGCTGGCGAGGATGGGCGACGGCCCCGGGCCGGAGGCCCTGGCCGCCATGGTCACCCGTCTGGTGACCGGCCCACCAGGATGATGTTGACGGTGCTGCCGAGCGGGATCAGCTCGCCGGCCGCCGGCGCGGTGTGGTCGACGACGCCGTCGGCCGCGCCGGCCACGCTCCCGGGGGCCAGCCCGGCGGTGCGCAGGGCGGCGACGGCCTGCCCGAGGGTCAGGCCGCCGACGGCCGGCACCTCGACCAGCGGCGGGCCGATCGACACGGCGACGGCGACCTCGGCCCCCCGCTCCACGGTCGTGCCCGGCGCCGGGCTGGTGCCGATCACGATGCCGGCGGGCACGTCGCCGTCGAACCGGTCGACGCGGACGGGCACGAGGCCGATGGCCTCCAGCGCGGCCGCGGCGTCGTCGTAGCGGCCGCCGCCGAGGCCAGACGGCACCACCCGCGGCTCCGGCCCGGACGAGACGACGAGGTCCACGCTGGTGCCCCGCTCCAGCCGGTCGGGCACGTCCTCCACGTCGAGCACGACCCCGTCGGGCACGTCCTCGGAGTGCTGGGTGACGACGGTGCCGACGACCAGGCCGGCGCCGGTCAGCGCGGCCTCGGCCGCCTCCCTCGTCTGGCCCCGCAGGCCCCGGGGCACGACGACCAGCGTGTTCCCGAGGGACACGACCAGCGTGACCGGCTCCCCCTCCTCCAGCTCGGTCCCGGGCCTGGGGTCCTGGCCGATCACCTCGCCGGCCGCCGTGCCGTCCCGCCTCGTGGTCGTCACCCGGACGACCCAGCCGTTGGCCTCGGCGGCGTCGGTGGCGGCGTCGCGCGTGCGGCCGAGCAGCGAGGGCACGGGGTGGGTCGGCACCCGGTCGGCCAGCCACGTGGCCGCGCCCGCCCCGGTGGCGCCGAGCACGAGCAGCACGGCGACGACGACGAGCGGCCAGCGCCGCCGGCTGCGCTTCAGCCCCTCGAGCTGGCGGTCCCTCTTCGCCCGCTGGCGGGCGTCGCGCCGCTCCCGCCGCGACGGCCGCCCCGGCGGCGGCATCGGCGTGGGGTCGACGACGGCGGTGGCCGCCGGGCGCTCGGACGGGGTCGGGGGCGGGAGCAGGGTCGGGTCCCGCTCGTCCACCGTCAGGTCGACGTCGACCACGCCGACCGGGGCGAGGGGCAGGGGCGCCGGGCGGGGC includes:
- a CDS encoding SDR family oxidoreductase, with the translated sequence MGSLDGRVAIITGAGRGLGREHALLFAAEGARVVVNDLGGNIDGTGADRAPAQVVVDEILALGGEAVANVDDVADWEGGQRLVNTAVEAFGRLDVLVNNAGILRDRVLVNMTEEEWDAVIAVHLKGHFVPTRWAAAYWREQAKAGTPVRANLVHTSSTSGLLGNPGQTNYGAAKAGIGAFSIICAQELARYGVRSNCIAPAARTRLTESTPGLSDIVQAPEDAARFDVWDPANVSPLVAYLATEDCPFTGKTFFSQGGTVKVMEPWRMGDGVERDDRWTVEGLADALRPFAAS
- a CDS encoding TetR/AcrR family transcriptional regulator, which produces MGPMGTAAGRETRRRILDAVLVTLRTEGVAGTSARTVARAGGFNQALVFYHYGSVAGALLAALDDLTERRLPAYRAALDPAAPADEVAAAVAALVAEDLRAGHLAAVAALVDGSERSPALKEGITPRLVPWLRLAEEAAVRLAPGRPSADVAVAGVAAALGAGLLARMGDGPGPEALAAMVTRLVTGPPG
- a CDS encoding PASTA domain-containing protein; this translates as MALSRMADHIGRVLGGRYRLMAPIGTGASASVFLADDVTLRRRVAVKVLHAALADDDAFLRRFRAEAQAAAALNHPHVLAVYDWGHDDLPYLVTEYLGGGSLRTMLDRGHRLTPSQALLVGLQATRALDYAHRRGFVHRDVKPANLLFGEDGRLRIADFGLARALAEAAWTEPAGAVLGTARYASPEQARGESVTGRSDVYALALVLIEAVTGSVPFAADTTIATLMARVDRPVPVPAAMGPLSRALERAGRPGPDERPDAAAFGAALMACAGDLPRPAPLPLAPVGVVDVDLTVDERDPTLLPPPTPSERPAATAVVDPTPMPPPGRPSRRERRDARQRAKRDRQLEGLKRSRRRWPLVVVAVLLVLGATGAGAATWLADRVPTHPVPSLLGRTRDAATDAAEANGWVVRVTTTRRDGTAAGEVIGQDPRPGTELEEGEPVTLVVSLGNTLVVVPRGLRGQTREAAEAALTGAGLVVGTVVTQHSEDVPDGVVLDVEDVPDRLERGTSVDLVVSSGPEPRVVPSGLGGGRYDDAAAALEAIGLVPVRVDRFDGDVPAGIVIGTSPAPGTTVERGAEVAVAVSIGPPLVEVPAVGGLTLGQAVAALRTAGLAPGSVAGAADGVVDHTAPAAGELIPLGSTVNIILVGRSPDG